The following are encoded together in the Vigna angularis cultivar LongXiaoDou No.4 chromosome 9, ASM1680809v1, whole genome shotgun sequence genome:
- the LOC108347004 gene encoding uncharacterized protein LOC108347004 — MGTKRGSSRMSVLFERLRKLPMKVKIFCGALLALCALVALKFTFTSTYYYFIASEAVHIIGIIALIYKLFALKTCSGLSLKTQELTALFLATRLCCSTLTEANIHTVLDVISFFSTLVVIWMIRFKLKSSYIKDLDNMKLYFVVVPSAIIAILIHPFTHHWRVIRIVWAFSLYLEAVSVLPQLRFMQNAKMVETFTGYYVFALGVSRFMALAYWIIQIYETGGTYLFLAGSGYFWFLAAFLAEMVQSFILADFCYYYMKSFMQGQLLRKMPV, encoded by the exons ATGGGAACAAAGAGGGGCAGTTCGAGGATGAGTGTTTTGTTTGAAAGGTTGAGGAAGCTGCCAATGAAGGTGAAGATCTTTTGTGGGGCGTTGCTTGCTCTGTGTGCTTTGGTCGCCTTAAAGTTCACCTTCACAAGCACCTACTATTACTTCATAGCCTCTGAAGCAGTCCATATTATTGGAATCATTGCTCTCATTTACAAGCTTTTTGCCCTCAAAACATGCTCTG GCTTATCCCTCAAGACTCAAGAGCTCACAGCTTTATTTCTAGCGACAAGATTATGTTGTAGCACTTTGACAGAGGCTAACATACACACAGTGCTAGATGTGATATCTTTTTTTTCAACATTAGTGGTCATATGGATGATAAGATTCAAGTTGAAGTCATCCTATATCAAGGATCTTGACAATATGAAACTCTACTTTGTG GTTGTCCCTTCTGCAATCATTGCAATACTAATCCACCCTTTTACACACCATTGGCGTGTGATTCGAATAGTTTGGGCATTCAGTTTGTATTTGGAAGCTGTCTCTGTTCTTCCTCAGCTTCGTTTTATGCAGAATGCGAAG ATGGTTGAAACATTTACAGGGTACTATGTATTCGCTCTTGGTGTTTCTAGATTCATGGCTCTGGCTTATTGGATAATTCAG ATCTACGAGACCGGAggaacatatttatttttggcTGGAAGTGGctatttttggtttttggcAGCTTTTCTGGCTGAGATGGTTCAATCCTTCATCTTGGCTGACTTTTGTTACTATTACATGAAAAG ctTCATGCAAGGGCAACTTTTGAGGAAAATGCCTGTTTAA
- the LOC108346715 gene encoding uncharacterized protein LOC108346715, producing the protein MGAKSRNSAVNVFFEKLKKLPMKVKIFFWVLLAHNLFLEENRKGLSIYLETISVMPQLRLIQNAKMIETFTGYYVFALGVSRFMALPHWIVQICDTRGTFLFLVGSGYFWFLAAFVAEIVQSFILADFCYYYIKSFTQGQLLKKIPI; encoded by the exons ATGGGAGCAAAGAGTAGAAATTCTGCAGTGAATGTTTTCTTTGAAAAGTTGAAGAAGCTGCCAATGAAAGTGAAGATCTTTTTCTGGGTTTTGCTTGCT CACAATCTTTTCTTGGAGGAAAACAGGAAAGGGTTAAGTATATATTTAGAAACTATTTCTGTCATGCCTCAGCTTCGTTTAATACAAAATGCAAAG ATGATTGAAACATTTACAGGATATTATGTATTTGCTCTCGGTGTTTCAAGATTCATGGCACTGCCTCATTGGATAGTTCAG ATTTGTGACACGAGAgggacatttttatttttggttggTAGTGGCTATTTCTGGTTTTTGGCAGCTTTTGTTGCAGAGATAGTTCAGTCGTTCATCTTGGCTGACTTTTGTTACTATTACATTAAAAG CTTCACGCAAGGGCAACTTTTGAAGAAAATTCCTATTTAA